attaaatacagtaTGGTTATtggaatacaatattatattcggCAATGACTGTTAGCTGAAGTAGCTGGCTCtccaaatttgtttatttatttatgtatatatatacacattTGATTTATGTGTACTGTTAttatacatgtttttattaCCTTAACCGTCTATCTCTGCCTCACATTAAAGTGGACTCAGAATGCTCTTGGCATTAAGTCCTGTATACCAAGTGTACaaagatttgtaaataaataaaacaattatatactgtAAAGCAGATTCATTGCTaagtataatgtaaaaaatatatgtttgataaaaaaaaatataaaaaaaactgttgcaATTTATATACTGTGAAAAATGAAGAATACATACCGTAACCTCCTATAAATCACACCATCCGTACGTCAGGTGGTGCGTAGGTGAATCATCAATCATGGCAGGTGACGTCACAGCCTGCCCGCACTGTCAACCGATATAGGCCAGTCAATTTCTTTACGTCAATATCATCTAAATTGCGTTGTCATTttcttattcatttttatgtaatgaCTAAACagtaacactaaaataaaacacgatAAATAAGATATagtattcatttgtattttgtCATAGGTATATTCATTCTACGCGCTCGCAAAATCAAATCTAGGCTTTTCACCATCTCTTTGCACCGTGTATTGGAGTTTTTCGGCCATACCAGAAAGGATGGACATAACCTCGAACAATTGATGATCACTGGCAAAGTCGAAGGCAAACGTCTAAAAGTGATCCCATCAGATGGTCGGACCAAATCCGCTCCACGCTTGGCACCAAACTTTGTTGCGCTCCACAATGCTAAAGATAGGAATAGGTGgcacaaattaaacaaaagaaaGATTATTCCATGTTCAGGGGATCACGACACTCAGCAATGAGGAACACGATGCGAGGAGTATTTACCTAGCCGACATTTACTTGGAACATAAATCCACACCCAGTTCTATACTGTAATTTGTTATTGTCTGTAGTCttatattaatagttattgCTTATTACTTAAGTAGCTTACATGTTTAGTTCACTGTCAATGTaagtgaatatataaaaataaattataggtaaACACAATTCACCAGTAAAACATGACTAGCTTGAAGATTTTTATACATGACTTTTGTCAGCATGCCAAAAGTCGTCTTCTACGCACACCGGAATTTCGGGTGAATGCTTTAGACGCTCGCAACCTTtggaaattaagtgaccatgctgagccCATTAAGAACGAACCTCGATCCAGGACGACTACTAGAAGAGAAGGACATCAACAATTATGGGATGAAACGAATTATCCATCCGTTACCGTTAAgtggcgataacctagttgggtgtggaacggactgctgagacgaatgtccgcaggttcaaatcccaaggataCACTTTTGAGATTTccaaaatgatgtgtgtattctttgtgaattatcgcttgctttaacggcaaaccaaaacatcgtgaggaaacctgcatacccgagaaattctctataggaattttgtagcgtgaagtctaccaatccgcactaggccagcgtggtggactaaggcctaatctctcagtagtaggagaGGCCTGTTTTCAGCAgagggacaatatataatacagggctgatattattatacctttttATAGACCCTTGAATTAATTCAaatacaactaaaaataatatgggatatgaaaatgttttagttgGATACATTTTGAGACGGGTATTTCTGACCATACCACAACCTAGTAACTCAACCCTACCAATACGCTAAATCGACACACAAAAAGCCAAAAATGTTTCAAACAGTTGTATTTGTTTTGCCCGCACCCGCACTTGCCAGATCCTAACCAAACATGTAACTTTACAAAACGCAAAAACTTCATAAGGTCACGCGTTGTGGGTTCAAAAACATTTCGCCAATTTGAGTTAGCCGATTTTCAAAGGCCTATTTAATATTTGAGATGAACAGCGGTGTTTTGGTCTATTGGTTTTGGACTAGTCTTGGGTTGGAATCTATGGGTATTCTTGAGTTATTGAGCCTAGTGCAGTGTCCGTCGTGAATTGACTTAATAATTAATCTGCTGtttctatgaataaataatatattgtgatgATTTTTATGACAACATTTACTGAAATAAGGAAAGTCAGAGAGAGAACTAAATAAATTGTGGTCATGCATGAGAATAAGCTTTTGTCCAGACCCACGAGAAAAATGAGTTAAGTATATCACAATTAATTCGACGAAACTATTCGCAATACAAGATTAGCAGGCTCTGAGCTGATTTCATGTGCGACAGCCGACGGGCTTATCTAATTGTCACACGTTCCAGCCTGGAATTATGGGGCTAACATGGTTTAAATTATTACCAATCTGTCCATTGTTTAGCTGCAAAACGTATATATTTCGCCAATTACGAAATGAGGAGTTATTACCTTTGAGTGTCATGCCTTTTTGCTGGCGGTATTTGCATCCGCGCGCATAACAGCCATCTTCCACAAGttgtaaaacccaccatagtggcccatgtaagtgtgttgtgttacatgatcagcctgtgttcCCGTctcaaacaggccagcataattgtgtcgactgacgagggtgATTCATCTCTATTCAATCGACACACTATGTGGACTCCACTCGCACCATTAAGAGCCGTGGGTGGGGTCACTTTTTGGAGCCCATAAAAAACTGGTAGCAACACTAATCAAAATCATGAACtataatttaaatggcattgAATTGATAAGACTGCTCCAAGCATATTAGTTGACTCGGGACTCTCGTTGTTTGGTATAATTCCATGGCTAAGAATTCATAAGCAGGAAATAAAAAGTTCTAGTTGGGTTCCACCGTTTTAGAATGCGGTAAACTATTAGATCTGAATGTTGAATACATGGCACTCTATGATTGCTCCAAGGTGTGATTACCTTAACTTAActacctcaagacactgtgagctcctTCGgcatagatcggaccaccaacagaaaaaaaatgttgtataattgtaaaatgaaggtagatattgtaactttgagtttgcggatgaccaacacctcagtctgccccgtgaccacgaaagttacaaagccttcgaaacgtcgagaaaaaattaaaatataaaaaccgcgataaaatccggaaaatagtttaattttaaatttcgcgtaaacataagaaatcattattaccttacatgccaccgtattagaaagttattaataaacaatagaatagtttaaaaaataaatgttagttATCCGACTATATTCCAGTATTAATATAtcttgaattttattaattctctGCAACTGGTTCATTTTTCAGAATATCATTTGACGTAGATCTCCCCTAATTCCCTTCATTTATCCTTGTTCATAGCTGGTCTTCTTCAACCTTTCGGGAGATCTTCTCCCAATTCTTTATTTGGCGTTCTCAGTTTCTTTTTCCATTTCTCGGATATCATTCTTCGTCTTAAATATTTAGGATTTCCTAACATCACTCCCAAAACTTCATAACGCAATAAGAAGTCTTCTCTAGTTGGTCGTTCCTTTACACGGAGTAATTTCATCAGGACGcgaagaaattttaaaatgtttacagcTTTCCAGAAATCTAGATACGGACTTCAAATTTGATACATTTGTGAGAGTTCCGCGTATTCCGTATACTTAATTTCGTCTTGCGAGCGGGtcgtattgaaaaatatatttgcagcgCATTTTGGAGCTTTCacgaaatgtatattttatcatGACATGCTTTTCATTTgtgttgatattttaaattaaaaaagttgacCTACTGAAGGTAGGACGAACTGTCTATGAACAACAACCCTAACATTAAATTCGGTTGAAACAAAACCCAACAGTCCTCTCAACTATTATGGacaaataatactttgaatCCTTTGACCTTACACCCttagtattaatttatgtttaaacttaaatattaaaaaaaaaatatttatttgaaaagattACGGgatttatttaactttgaagaaaaacaaaacacacatcacatgcatttatccccgaaggggtatgcagtggcgcaaccaggacacccacttaactgttaaagtactaaaattaggttttttacttaatttaatccTCATGAATGTTTCTGACATCAGACAAGGAAAACATTTATCAAATATCTCCTGCAAGATCAGGCAacagaagaaataaaaacttcttactatcgctaaattaaaataaaaaccagtcAAACTGACAGTTGGCATCAAACCATCCACAATTAAAAAACATGCCgcaataattttatctaaatgaaACGAAAACGCTAAAACCGatgtaatctaaataaaaacaactgcaTTCTATGGTGACTCCAATGAAGTGTCAACGTATGTTGGAATATCGAAGTTGTGGTACCCTTAAACATTATAAAGTGAGCCGTCCATCTGGTAGAAATGGGCATAGTCAACAGTAGCATGTCCAAGAAAAAAATTGATGAAGCCACTAGCAATACTGGGTATGGTTTTAATCgaatatgtattttgtacaataaatataaggttatttttactttgtatctcaacattaaaatatcagtttgattataattgatttcatatttaaagTAATGGACGGTCATAGTTGTGGTTCTCAATGTGAGAAAGATGTTGAAGTTCTTTTATATAgcacttaatatattataacattaagtttgtttatttgcttACGACtaaaaaagctataatatcATCATAATTTTTGGCCATGAGAAGACATAAAAATcttgaatataatatgttgtaaattataatattctattctAATCATGTTTACAATAATGAGGATATTCTCACCCTTTATTACAAGATTAAGAGACGAAACTCATATAACCAAAAATGGGTACACTGATaacttctgcctacctcttttgGTATAacggcgtgatgtgtgtttgttcctttttttattataagtatttttctacaatattttaaagaaaatgtcCTAACTTGATGTTATCTTATGTTTTAGTTTGTCCAGCCTGCGATATGTGATCACAGAGAAGCCGAAATGGAAAGTTTTCAAAAAACGGGAGtaagtttgttaaaattaaatttaagattTCGCATTtggcataaatattatatactaaaatataattagttgtGAATTGGTTTTAGTTGTATTTGATCTCATTAAAGGTCTTCAAAAAGGTATAGTAATATTAGTCCAGTATTCACTGCCCACtgcttggcacgggcctcctctactactgagagggattaggccttagtccaacacgctggcctgtgtagattggtagacttcacacaccctctaaattcctatagagaacttctcaggtatgcaggtttcttcatgTTTTCCtgcatcgttaaagcaagccataattcacaaagcatacacataactttagaaatatCAGAGCTGTATTCGTTGCACATCCATCTAAGCTATAGTCACTTAGGACAATAAACTTATTTCGCTAATGTTCCAGGGCTGTACCCTTATACCAATCATCGGTACGTCCAATCAAAGGTTGTCCTTGTGGTAACACCGGACCTTGCAAGCAGAAGATCACGCCACGCGGAGTCACCATACACTATCCTCAGAAGTGCGATTTAAAATACCATCTGTGTGTAGAGTTAGGGTTGTCGCGCATTTAACACCACGACATCAGATTAGCTAGCTTTCAATGCCGAGCGCTCTTTGgagattaataaataaccatAAAGTTGTTGGTTCtacaaaattgaatttaattacttGGTTCTACTTTTTATTGGCGAAATCACCGGTGAACGGAAGCcgtaatatttcacaaaaagcTGAttagataaatcaattttatgttGTATGTGGGATATAATGCCGAAACAAAAACACCGTCTTCATATAAATCAGtctttaattaaatcaaaatcaacTTAAACTACGTCTTAAAAAATCACGTCTTACTCCCCTGACTCTGACTACGCACACGCTATCTTTTCTATCTCCTTTCACCCTCTTTCCCGTACATCCCTCTCACTCCCTCAAATCACGTTCCGTTTCCCACATGTATATTTATGTGACAATCGCGAACGATAGGAACAATGAGTAAATAACATTGAGTGGACAAAAAACAGTAACATTTGCTGAagtaattccaaatttaaataaaactattgatcGATTAAAGCATTTGCTCATCTGGTGTCTTGGTGACATGTGTGCGACAATCcctattcattttatttagtaatttagttttatgttttttttctattggtACGACAAAGttccccactgcacttgatggtaagtagaaggGGTCCCATAGAATATGGACTGATGAGAGTTGATTGctcctcggtagtcgacataattatgccggcctgttggaatcggatatacacagactgatcccagaacgcgacacacttacgagggCCACTATGATAATTAGCACCTTGTGtgtggtggtcgctattcggacggatataaagtatatcctaccagcgATCTGGATAAGTAATTGCGGCTAGAGATCATAAAGCGTATGCCAAATCATTTATATACTTACCGCCATTTTAAAAAACGATCccgatcgcttttttcgatctatctcaaaaatggaccaatgagAACAGAGCattttgacaagcttacaaatgagttagtTAAATTGGTTAATTCCCGGAATTGGATTGAATATTGACATTGAAGTCGTTTTTAAACTGctgttaaatgttttttagtggTGTATATAATACTTTTAGAAGATATTATGTAGGAcgaaatgtaagtatataagaATACCTTTTCAAGAAGTTGTTTTTGATATTCTTTAGGATAGAGTCGTAGATATGGTCGCACTACTCTCGCctcgtttataaatatttctatttatattactacttataattatatttacataaatgccAATAAGCAAGGCCCCTCCAAAGGACAAATAAACTACTCAAACAAAATAGGGCTCATTACGATTTTTtgctgtataattttatatttacggttAAATGGgttttatggaaaaaaaatatggaaagataactatctttaaaataaagaattaagaCGTTGttttaacgtaaaaaaaatgtttatttaaacatacaactaaaatagattttaaaataattgcagcaaaataataaaaaaagtgaaCTGTTTCTATCTTTTTCTGTGTTCATTTGTCGCCAGATGTTATGACTAGTAGCGAGTGGGATCCCTTTTGTACCATACACACTCTCTGTGCCGATCTGGTACACCTTGAATCGGATGGGTCACCGTTTGTCTCGGTATTCCTTCCTAACAGATTTTTCGTGCATTTATGAACTACTGCTGATTGTACaccattattaaatatagttaaacTAGACCAAAACTTCTTCccaacaaaaatatcaaaaccacCTCATAAAAGCGGAAACTACTTCCCCGGCAGGTGCGCGTATACGCAAATCCCCCAAATCTCGCGGGATTTAGAATCCGCCCGTGGTACATTCAACCACTCGGAAAGCTTAATTAGCAGAGGATTACCGACACTTCGGTGTTGCCAGAAAcgttagataataaaattacagcGCTTATTACAGTTTTAGTTGGATCCAAACGGCTAACGTGTGCAATGATTGGATCAAATGTGTTTAATGCTTGGACCACACGATTGCTCAGGATTACCAAACCATAATGCACAAAAGGGTTTGGCTTGGCTTGTGCCGGCTAGCAGGATTTGGTACTTTGAAGGGTTTTTTGTGTATCGGATCTCGAAGTCAATACCGGGGGTAACCTGctaatgggatactggaatcccgcGGCTTGGCGACTGCAGGGACTTGGGggtagctgggaaggaagtttaggggaaggataaggaaaatTCTTAGGATGGCAAAAGGGGAGAAGGCCATCAGTTTTTGGACACAAATCAATGGAACAAGACGCTTTATAACGAATGCTTGTCATGCATCTAGATATTTGAGTGTGGTTAGTAGAAGGTCGAAGTGTACGTATGGCaagtgctaataataataataatatcagccctgtattatatacttgcccactgctgagcacgggcctcctctactactgagagggattaggccttagtccaccacgctggcctagtgcggattggtagacttcacacaccctcgaaattcctatggagaacttctcaggtatgcagatttcctcacgatgttttccttcaccgttaaagcaagcgataattcacaaagaatacacacatatttttttttttgaaaaatcagaggcgtatgcccttgggatttgaacctgcggacattcgtctcggcagtccgttccacaaacaactaggctatcgccgctcatgtGCAAGTGCTAGGGTGTGGTATATTGTTTGTTGCTTCGTTGTGCGAAAATTTGAGATTTTAAACCTCGTCCAACTAATTGTGAGGTAGTTGCTTCTCTGGTTATACTCTCGGTAATTTAGATATGTATTTACTCgcacatatatacataaaatcacACTCTCCATTTCCTAGGGAAGGTGGAGATGTAatacatttcgccagctatgtttCTTATAGAGTAGGCGTCCTTGCAGTCTACACTACGGCAAACCTTCGAACGGCATACTAGAATCTCTCGGCTTAGCAACTACAGGGGCCCGTAAGAGATTAGGTAGAAAATAGGGAAAGGATATAAACTTACTCAGATAAACGGGAGGGGAAAAGGGAGGGGAGAATTTCGCGGGCTCTTATAGGCCTTAATATGTTTTCCAACCAAGAGGCATACAATTAATTGTATACGTCAGGCCATGACAAAcatccccccgtgcatgggcgtgtatTTGGTGTAAACATTGAGCGCACAGGAATTGTCTCTTGGGTCACACTTTATAGACGGGGGATTATTTGATAGTAACACGACCTAATGATTTTACAGAAAAAAGAAATTCAACACGTTCAGCACAAAATCAAGACGGTTTCTTTCGCCGAAAACGGAAAAGACATATTATAACACGAAGTAAGTAACATTTTTAAGTAACGTAGGTGAACAAAAAGGTATATTTAGACATTTTGTTTATCCAAAAAGATTTGGacttattaagaatttaaagaGAAAACCTCGTCGGCGTCTGAGCGAGAATTTCGCGTTCATGccgtttttattttaaggtgagttaaagtattaaaatttatttcgtgaaggaatttttaaaaatagtttatccatgagatatttattatttacaatctgTCTGCAGTCTATgagtcgaaaaaaaaataattaaacgttgGTTGTGGAGGCCTTAACCGATGCGAGGCTCGaagcgaaagcaaaaaaaaaagacgAAGACCCTGGGTGGAGCAAAGAAAGCTTCCCCTGTTCGTTATAATTATTCAACCATATTATTCATTTCAGCGCAAGGACCTTGCCAAAAGTGAAAATTGTGCGTCCAAGGAAATTTCCGACATGGAGAATggataaaatatactataaaccATATTACAGGTGATGAAAAACTGGAAATACATCAGAATACATGGCCTGAACAACGGGAGGTACTTCGTTCGATTACCAGCGATTTGAGTCTTTTCTAAAACGATTTGCATGGTATTGGATCTTCTAAAGAAGGTTGAGACCGGTTACAAATCACCAAATCTATTAAATACTTGAAGGTTTTGAACCAACCCCGCGTCTAGAATTAAAGCACATGCAAGAAATAATAATGTCGTATTGACATTTTCGGTATAAATGAATGATGGAAATGGTTTACGTGgaatatcatattaatttaactcTTTTTCTGTACCCTAGTCTACTTACCACCAGATACAGTGGGGTCGTTTTCCCGTGACAGAATAAAAAATGTGCATACATTTTTCTAATCTCCCAGTAAGCCAATATGTACCCTATAGTCTATTGtcgtccataaacaatagaaacaacagaactttaaattacaaagaccTGCGTGCCACTCCACAGCTctcgtcattctgagacataagataatgtcataatgtccagtaattacactagcaTATCCTTCAAACTCGAACACAAAAGTGCACACCCACTGTTTCTTGGCAGTAGAAATGGCATGACGGTGAGACCTACCCAAAAGACCTTGCGCATACGAAAGACATACCACCGGTATTCGCTTTTAGTATGGCAAATAAGAATCCAGGATCCAAATACTTCACTTTCTCTATTCCTATTCCTTTTTTTGAAGCCTGGCAAAATCCAAGATAACTGTATTGTGGCTCTATTGATACAGGATATCACTTAACAAGAGGCTTACTTGTGAAgcccataaaaaatattctatttttaaacataatatttgctaaaaaaatactttccagtaaaaggaatattaaatacataaccttgatacaaatttaataatcttaattCAGTAAAGCTGGCGCGTCAAAGCTAATGAAAGTGGTctgaaatttaatattctttgtttttttttttcagtcccGTGATGATTAGGCCAAGGCCGTACTGAATGCCTCCTTCGGATTAGGTGAAGTCTATATTgagataatgttaataaattttattatcgatcgtgtttcttttatgtttttgaatGATCAAGAATactaatctatttttattcgtATCGTAACTGTTGCTTCTAGTAAACGATTGCAATTGCTTTTTCAATCGATCGTGAAAATGCACCAATCGGAAGAGTTATTTTTGACAGCTTAAAAATAGcttgttttgattggttgattTTCAGGATCGGATTAAAGATTACGATTGAGGGCGGTATTGAAATCGGTTATTATGAATGCgaatttgttgtttattataatatttatttgtccatcagttaatttttttattgtaacagcTGGTAGGAATTTTCGAGACAATATCATGATggatattttaacatattataatgcagAACAAGTAGTAAGGTACGGGTCCTTCGATGTGGATATTCGAATCATACTACGATTTATTAAACACTACTAAAAATAGgagtatttgaaaaaatattccacagttttatttgaacaatttCCAATCGATGTATAACGTATTGAAACGAAAagcatgaaaatatttgaatctaGCTTAGACTCAATGAtagattcaatttaaaatatattcaatatataaacttttttttctattcatcAACAAAATTACAGAACGGAACAGAACTAGCTTTTCATCTGCCCTCTGAGGCCATgagctatttttatatttcgtatcAAGCACGTAACCCCTCATTGCGTTTATGACAAATCAAATTGGCAtacaaaataccattccacgctt
Above is a window of Manduca sexta isolate Smith_Timp_Sample1 chromosome 2, JHU_Msex_v1.0, whole genome shotgun sequence DNA encoding:
- the LOC115455043 gene encoding uncharacterized protein LOC115455043 isoform X2 produces the protein MGIVNSSMSKKKIDEATSNTGLSSLRYVITEKPKWKVFKKREAVPLYQSSVRPIKGCPCGNTGPCKQKITPRGVTIHYPQKKKKFNTFSTKSRRFLSPKTEKTYYNTNARTLPKVKIVRPRKFPTWRMDKIYYKPYYR
- the LOC115455043 gene encoding uncharacterized protein LOC115455043 isoform X1, with the translated sequence MGIVNSSMSKKKIDEATSNTGLSSLRYVITEKPKWKVFKKREAVPLYQSSVRPIKGCPCGNTGPCKQKITPRGVTIHYPQKCDLKYHLKKKFNTFSTKSRRFLSPKTEKTYYNTNARTLPKVKIVRPRKFPTWRMDKIYYKPYYR